TTTGCCTCCCGCACCTTCTTGAAGCTGACGCTGACGGCGTCATCCATGTAATCAAGCTGTGCTCGAGCAAATCTGGAGGAGTGGCAATCGCCGCATACTCCGATCCACCGGTCCCGCTTGGCCTGATGTTCCGGCGCCCCGCGATTGACCTCCTGTGTCCCCATGCCTGCATAGACAGTGTTACGCACCGTGTTGTGGTCGCCTCCGGGCATATGACAGTAGGCGCAGGTGGGGAACCGGTAGTTACCGCGTTGGAGCGGCTTGGTCCAATCCGTGTCCTGTGTCTCAGCCTGCCAGATGTTGCCGTGTTTGGAGTTTTCCCAGACCTCATAGTCCCGATGATCGACCCCGCTGTGACAGCTCATGCACGCGCTGGGTTTGCGGGCTTCAGCCGCCGAGAATTTATGGCGTGTGTGGCAGCTATCGCACCCGACGCTCCCGATCCGATGGCACTGGGCGCATCCCACGACCTCGGCCGGCGGCTTATGCATCTGCCATGCATTGCGATATACGTCAGGGTCCATGGCGCGCGCATGAGCCGGGTGGCCGGCTTTCAACTCCTCCTTATATTGGGAGACCTGGGTCTTGTGGCACCCTTCGCAGGTCTCCGGTTTCGGCATAGAAAGCTTCTGATGGTCGTTGCCATGACACGCCGTACAGTAGACCTTGGCCGTCGCATGTCTGCTGATTTTCCAATCGTTGACGATCGTCGGTGTGACCCCGGCATGGCAGGCAACACATGCCTCCCCATTGAAGACCCCCTGAATGGGATTGTTGGGGGTAAAGAGATTCGGGTCGAGCCATTGATAGACCGAGGGTGCCTGCCACTGATCCCGATAGGCGCCGGCCCCATGCGACAAATACGGGCGGTCCGCCGCTACAGCTGAATCCCACCGCAATGCGGCCGAGAGTAGGGCAGCGACTGCGAGAACCAGCCGCCATTTCCACCTTCGATTGCTATGCCTCATGACAATGTGTCCCGGCTTTGCCTGCATCCCGCCGAACGGATGATGATTATTCTCCGGATGGACGGCATTGTATCGTATTGATCCTCGACAATGCAATCCTTTTACTGCGAATCTGAGTAAGGTCATCGTACAGTCGAAGAAACCCGGCATAAAATCGAATATCGTATATTGGATCATCATGCTATTCTGTGTGCACCGCCGAGCGGCTCTGTCGGCCGATTACCGGCTGCGCGGCTCTCCGGCGGCCGGGTCATTGCCCTCATCAACTTAGGGCGCCGGTTCTGCCGAAGCTTCGGTGTAAACGGGGGTATTTGCCTTTATTCTGCATGAACGGCAGGTCGCACTGTGTAACCGCGTGGGAGAACGAGATGGCGATGCGGATTGAGAAGGATATATTGGGGGAGAAGGCGGTGCCGGCCGAGGCCTACTATGGCCTGCAATCGGTGCGGGCGATGGAGAATTTCTCCATCAGCGGCCTCAGGATGCACCCACGGATGGTCGAGGCGATCGTTCTGGTCAAGAAGGCGGCCGCGCTGGTCAATACCGACGTAGGACTCTTGAGACCTGAGATAGGCGGGGCGATCGCCGCCGCAGCCGACGAGGTCCTGGCCGGTCGGCTCCGCGACCAGTTTGTGGTGGACGTCTATCAGATGGGTGCCGGGACATCCTATAATATGAATGTCAACGAGGTCCTGGCCAACCGGGCCATTGAGCTCTTAGGTGGACAGAAGGGCGACTACGCGACGGTTCACCCCCATGATCATGTCAACATGTCCCAGTCAACCAATGATGTCTTTCCGACCGCCATGCGGGTGGCCGCTCGCCTGCTGCTTGTCGAGCTATTGCCGGTTCTGGGGGATCTGCAGACGGCCTTGGCCGACAAGGCGAAGGAGTTCGACGACGTCCTGAAATCGGGTCGAACACATCTACAGGATGCGGTACCGATCCGGCTGGGGCAGGAGTTTGCCGCCTATGCGGTGACCATCGGCAAATGTCAGGAGCGGATTGCTGCCGTAGCGCGATCGCTGGAAGAGTTGGGCATCGGTGGGAGCGCCGCCGGGACAGGCCTCAATACCCACCCCCAGTATCGCGCCAGGCTGGTGGCGTACCTGCGTGTCTGGACGGGCATTGAGTGGCGCAATGCGCCGGATATGCGCGAAGCGATGCAGTCGAATCTGCCGGTCGCCGAGGCCTCATCGGTCTTGAGGCTGCTTGCGCTTGAGCTGATCCGGATCTGCAACGATCTGCGCCTCCTGGCCTCCGGCCCGACCACAGGATTTGCCGAGATCCTCCTGCCTGCGGTCCAGCCGGGTTCCTCGATTATGCCGGGCAAGGTCAACCCGTCCATGGCTGAGATGCTGAACATGGTCTGTTTCCAGGTGGTCGGAAACGACCTGACCGTCTCGATGGCGGTTCAGGCCGGGCAACTTGAGCTGAACGTCATGATGCCGGTCATGGCCTATAATCTGCACCAGTCGATTGAGATTCTGACGAACGCGCTGCG
The sequence above is drawn from the Candidatus Methylomirabilis tolerans genome and encodes:
- a CDS encoding aspartate ammonia-lyase — translated: MAMRIEKDILGEKAVPAEAYYGLQSVRAMENFSISGLRMHPRMVEAIVLVKKAAALVNTDVGLLRPEIGGAIAAAADEVLAGRLRDQFVVDVYQMGAGTSYNMNVNEVLANRAIELLGGQKGDYATVHPHDHVNMSQSTNDVFPTAMRVAARLLLVELLPVLGDLQTALADKAKEFDDVLKSGRTHLQDAVPIRLGQEFAAYAVTIGKCQERIAAVARSLEELGIGGSAAGTGLNTHPQYRARLVAYLRVWTGIEWRNAPDMREAMQSNLPVAEASSVLRLLALELIRICNDLRLLASGPTTGFAEILLPAVQPGSSIMPGKVNPSMAEMLNMVCFQVVGNDLTVSMAVQAGQLELNVMMPVMAYNLHQSIEILTNALRVFSGRCIRGIVADIDRCRRYAESSMALAAALNISLGYARAAEVVKRAVRERKTIIDVVREEKLLTEAQIAAILNPVKLTEPGLPGQPDQSR
- a CDS encoding hydroxylamine oxidoreductase, yielding MMIQYTIFDFMPGFFDCTMTLLRFAVKGLHCRGSIRYNAVHPENNHHPFGGMQAKPGHIVMRHSNRRWKWRLVLAVAALLSAALRWDSAVAADRPYLSHGAGAYRDQWQAPSVYQWLDPNLFTPNNPIQGVFNGEACVACHAGVTPTIVNDWKISRHATAKVYCTACHGNDHQKLSMPKPETCEGCHKTQVSQYKEELKAGHPAHARAMDPDVYRNAWQMHKPPAEVVGCAQCHRIGSVGCDSCHTRHKFSAAEARKPSACMSCHSGVDHRDYEVWENSKHGNIWQAETQDTDWTKPLQRGNYRFPTCAYCHMPGGDHNTVRNTVYAGMGTQEVNRGAPEHQAKRDRWIGVCGDCHSSRFARAQLDYMDDAVSVSFKKVREAKRILEDLYKEGIMEPMPQFLAPGWKGGHAAAFGGMNYNVPTIERLFYEMVAFATTNTFKGAAHSSGGAATYTFGAFEADKYLAAIKSEAEKMRRMAKIEQKVGVPYQPSEFWKHGEYTDTLKVIKEPKDGR